One Actinomycetota bacterium DNA segment encodes these proteins:
- a CDS encoding nucleotidyl transferase AbiEii/AbiGii toxin family protein, producing MTYDPELTRAVRRALYRLRWKLGRAWGERVVLVGGLVPPFLVPEPAPGVAAHVGTSDIDLAVGVFAAEEEAYVSLVRAVKDCGFTQRQPDEPSFRWFAIQDDIEVVLEILCPEDEEIQRRIRRKVEVDGGSELAALQVRGVELAARDFVEVALDEEVTELGERGAIGLRVVGPTTLLALKAQALADIDKPKHAYDIVWLCDAWPHDAGEPHGAAALAHVIQASAVRGEPFITESLATMRALFASPTAPGPVAYAQTVGGDSPRLEQLSRYASGLITGLLDAIERSG from the coding sequence ATGACCTACGACCCGGAGCTCACGCGCGCGGTTCGTCGCGCCCTGTACCGGTTGCGGTGGAAGCTTGGACGAGCCTGGGGCGAACGCGTCGTATTGGTCGGCGGCCTGGTTCCACCCTTCCTGGTTCCCGAGCCGGCACCGGGCGTGGCCGCGCACGTTGGCACCTCCGACATCGATCTCGCCGTGGGGGTGTTCGCCGCCGAGGAGGAGGCGTATGTCTCCCTCGTTCGAGCCGTGAAGGACTGCGGCTTCACCCAACGACAACCCGATGAACCCTCCTTCCGATGGTTCGCCATCCAAGACGACATCGAAGTCGTTCTGGAGATCCTGTGCCCGGAGGATGAGGAGATCCAGCGGCGCATCCGCAGGAAGGTCGAAGTCGATGGCGGCAGCGAACTCGCGGCGCTGCAGGTTCGAGGCGTGGAGTTGGCCGCCCGCGACTTCGTCGAAGTCGCCTTGGACGAAGAAGTGACAGAGCTCGGCGAACGCGGCGCGATCGGTCTTCGCGTAGTGGGCCCGACGACGCTGCTCGCGCTCAAGGCCCAGGCGCTCGCGGACATCGACAAGCCCAAGCACGCCTACGACATCGTGTGGCTGTGCGACGCATGGCCCCACGACGCCGGCGAGCCACACGGCGCGGCCGCGCTCGCTCACGTCATCCAAGCCTCTGCCGTGCGAGGTGAGCCGTTCATCACCGAGTCACTGGCGACGATGCGAGCCCTGTTCGCTTCTCCCACCGCACCCGGACCCGTCGCGTACGCGCAGACCGTCGGGGGTGACTCGCCCAGGCTCGAGCAGCTCAGCCGTTACGCGAGCGGCTTGATCACCGGACTGCTCGATGCGATAGAACGAAGCGGATAG
- a CDS encoding slipin family protein: MAMQQFPMRQFQMMMFGPQAGVRRGPFLKVTIFEFQRGMLYRRGRFVRVLEPGRYWLRARDTIVRAIDIRPAFVTIPGQEVLSADGITLKVSVAAQYEIADLDVAFNKTADATAAMYLVLQMALRQIVGQAKIDELLETRAQFAERLTTIAVEPVAALGLRLLAADIKDIMFPGELKKIFAQVVQAKQEGLAALEKARGETAALRNLANAARAVQENPALLQLRMLQAVAGQPGSTLVVGVPGALPVMPKNEREPPREAE, encoded by the coding sequence ATGGCCATGCAGCAGTTCCCGATGCGGCAGTTTCAGATGATGATGTTCGGCCCTCAGGCAGGCGTGCGTCGCGGCCCGTTCCTGAAGGTCACGATCTTCGAGTTCCAGCGCGGCATGCTCTACCGGCGCGGTCGCTTCGTGCGCGTGCTCGAGCCGGGCCGGTACTGGCTGCGGGCGCGCGACACGATCGTGCGCGCGATCGACATCCGGCCTGCGTTCGTGACGATCCCCGGTCAGGAGGTCCTGAGCGCCGACGGCATCACGCTCAAGGTCAGCGTCGCCGCGCAGTACGAGATCGCCGATCTCGACGTCGCGTTCAACAAGACGGCCGACGCGACGGCGGCGATGTATCTCGTGCTTCAGATGGCACTGCGCCAGATCGTCGGTCAGGCGAAGATCGACGAGCTGCTCGAGACCCGCGCGCAGTTTGCCGAGCGGCTCACGACGATCGCCGTCGAGCCGGTCGCGGCGCTCGGCCTGCGACTGCTCGCCGCGGACATCAAGGACATCATGTTCCCCGGCGAGCTGAAGAAGATCTTCGCGCAGGTGGTCCAGGCCAAGCAGGAGGGACTCGCCGCGCTCGAAAAGGCGCGTGGTGAGACGGCCGCGCTTCGCAACCTGGCAAACGCCGCGCGCGCGGTCCAGGAGAACCCGGCGCTGCTGCAGCTCCGGATGCTCCAGGCCGTCGCCGGTCAGCCGGGCAGCACGCTCGTGGTCGGCGTGCCGGGCGCGCTCCCGGTCATGCCGAAGAACGAGCGCGAGCCTCCGCGCGAGGCCGAGTGA